In Flavobacteriaceae bacterium, the following proteins share a genomic window:
- a CDS encoding ABC transporter substrate-binding protein — MRFLIIIIGFSLVFFSCKEEKKDVLVASEAKTGVSQEIKYAKGFSITKHEAYKEIKVTSAWPASEKTFRYLLVKKGNSLPKQDKNTHIIQLPIQSVVVMSTTNIPSLEYLNVDSLLVGFPSTDYISSEKTRANIDSGKIKDLNNDLELNMELLLELAPELVIGFSVNGNNKTLDQIEKFEIPVVLDGAWTEQHPLGRAEWIKFIAAFFDKEEEANTIFKTIEADYLEAKQTALNVKEKPIVFSGSTFKDVWNIPGGKSFVAKYLEDANTEYLWKDTDNTGSLQLNFENVLERAKEAELWIGAGSFENKAQMASKNKGYTYFDAYKNNKIYTYTNKIGAKGGLLYYELGPLRPDLILKDIISISHPQLLPDYESFFFKVLK, encoded by the coding sequence TTCTTTTCTTGTAAAGAAGAAAAAAAAGATGTTTTAGTAGCATCAGAAGCTAAAACTGGAGTATCTCAGGAAATTAAATATGCAAAAGGTTTTTCAATAACAAAACACGAAGCCTATAAGGAAATAAAAGTAACTTCTGCTTGGCCAGCTAGTGAAAAAACATTTCGTTATCTCCTTGTTAAAAAAGGAAATTCTCTACCAAAACAAGATAAAAATACACACATCATACAACTCCCCATACAAAGTGTGGTTGTTATGTCTACCACTAATATTCCATCTTTAGAGTATTTAAATGTTGATAGTTTATTAGTTGGATTTCCAAGTACTGATTATATTTCTTCAGAAAAGACAAGAGCAAATATCGATAGCGGAAAAATTAAAGATCTCAATAATGATTTAGAATTAAACATGGAATTACTTTTAGAATTAGCTCCAGAGTTAGTGATTGGATTCTCTGTAAACGGAAATAATAAAACATTAGATCAAATTGAGAAATTTGAAATCCCTGTAGTTTTAGATGGTGCCTGGACAGAACAACATCCATTAGGAAGAGCAGAATGGATAAAATTTATTGCTGCTTTTTTTGATAAAGAAGAAGAAGCAAATACTATCTTTAAAACAATAGAAGCAGATTATTTAGAAGCCAAGCAAACAGCACTAAACGTTAAAGAAAAACCGATTGTATTTTCTGGATCTACTTTTAAAGACGTCTGGAATATTCCTGGTGGAAAAAGTTTTGTTGCCAAATATCTAGAAGATGCAAATACAGAATATCTTTGGAAAGACACTGACAATACCGGTAGTTTACAGCTAAATTTTGAAAACGTACTTGAAAGAGCAAAAGAAGCTGAATTATGGATAGGTGCTGGTAGTTTTGAAAACAAGGCGCAAATGGCTTCAAAAAATAAAGGATACACTTATTTTGATGCTTATAAAAATAATAAAATATATACTTATACTAATAAAATAGGAGCCAAAGGAGGACTTCTTTATTACGAGTTAGGACCTTTACGTCCTGATCTTATTTTAAAAGATATCATTTCTATTTCACATCCACAATTATTACCTGATTATGAATCTTTCTTTTTTAAAGTTTTAAAATAG
- a CDS encoding ABC transporter ATP-binding protein, with product MNENISHIVLKTEALSVGYQSKKAKSVIASNINIQLQQGELIGLVGANGIGKSTLLRTLTKVQNPISGSISIEGKKLTHYNSIDLAKVLSLVLTEQIVSKNLTVSELVSLGRQPYTNWVGNLSEKDRNIVKNALKLTNIEDLKSKRCFELSDGQLQKVMISRALAQDTSLIILDEPTTHLDMYHKAYVLKLLQKLAKDTKKTILFSSHEIDLAIQLCDKMIVMTENSVTMGTPKSLIKQGIFNTLFPKDLIVFDDINGGFKINK from the coding sequence ATGAATGAAAACATATCACATATCGTTTTAAAAACTGAAGCCTTGTCCGTGGGGTATCAATCTAAAAAAGCAAAATCCGTTATTGCTTCTAACATTAATATTCAATTACAACAAGGTGAATTAATTGGATTAGTTGGTGCCAATGGTATCGGAAAATCTACATTATTAAGAACTCTTACAAAAGTTCAAAACCCAATAAGTGGCAGTATTTCAATTGAAGGAAAGAAATTGACTCATTATAATAGTATAGATTTAGCAAAAGTGTTAAGCCTAGTATTAACAGAGCAAATTGTTTCTAAAAACCTCACTGTTTCAGAACTTGTTTCTTTAGGAAGGCAGCCTTATACCAATTGGGTAGGTAACTTATCTGAAAAAGATAGAAATATTGTAAAAAATGCACTGAAGCTCACTAATATTGAAGATTTAAAATCTAAACGCTGTTTTGAACTTAGCGATGGACAACTTCAAAAAGTAATGATTTCACGTGCATTGGCTCAGGATACCTCTTTAATTATTTTAGATGAGCCTACTACACATCTCGACATGTATCATAAAGCTTATGTTTTAAAATTATTACAAAAGCTTGCTAAAGACACTAAAAAAACCATTTTATTTTCATCTCACGAAATCGATTTAGCCATTCAGTTATGTGATAAAATGATTGTGATGACTGAGAATAGTGTTACAATGGGTACTCCAAAAAGCTTAATAAAACAAGGTATTTTTAATACTTTATTTCCTAAAGATTTAATTGTATTTGATGATATAAATGGTGGATTTAAAATAAACAAGTAG
- a CDS encoding carbamoyl-phosphate synthase large subunit, with protein MPKNQDLKSILIIGSGPIVIGQACEFDYSGSQSLRSLREDGIETVLINSNPATIMTDPSMADHVYLLPLTTKSIIKILKEHPQIDAVLPTMGGQTALNLCIEADEKGIWEDFGVELIGVDIDAINITEDREKFRELMLKIGVGMAPQATATSFLKGKEIAQEFGFPLCIRASYTLGGAGAAIVYEEEDFDKQLRRGLEISPIHEVMIDKAMMGWKEYELELLRDRNDNVVIICSIENMDPMGIHTGDSITVAPAMTLSDTTYQKMRDMAIKMMRSIGDFEGGCNVQFAVSPDEKEEIIAIEINPRVSRSSALASKATGYPIAKIATKLAIGYTLDELDNQITKETSALFEPTLDYVIVKIPRWNFDKFEGSDRTLGLQMKAVGEVMGIGRSFQEALHKATQSLEIKRNGLGADGKGYTDYNQIIEKLTNASWDRVFVIYDAIAMGIPLSQIYDITKIDMWYLKQYEELFHLEKEISTYTIETLDKELLLEAKQKGYGDRQIAHMLGCLESQVYNKREELNVQRVYKLVDTCAAEFTAKTPYYYSTFENVVETPSGETYSHNESVVSDKKKVVVLGSGPNRIGQGIEFDYCCVHGVLAAAECGYETIMINCNPETVSTDFDTADKLYFEPVFWEHIYDIIRHEKPEGVIVQLGGQTALKLAEKLTKYGIKIIGTSFEALDLAEDRGSFSTLLKNNNIPYPEFGIAETADEALALADQLDFPILVRPSYVLGGQGMKIVINKEDLVEHVVDLLRKIPNNKLLLDHYLDGAIEAEADAICDADGNVYIIGIMEHIEPCGVHSGDSNATLPAFNLGNLVMQQIIDHTHTIARELNTVGLINIQFAIKDDTVYIIEANPRASRTVPFIAKAYKEPYVNYATKVMLGEKKVTDFDFKPQLEGYAIKQPVFSFNKFPNVDKTLGPEMKSTGESILFIDSLKDDDFYDLYSKRKMYLSK; from the coding sequence ATGCCAAAAAACCAAGATCTAAAATCGATTTTAATTATAGGTTCAGGACCTATAGTTATAGGACAAGCTTGCGAGTTTGATTACTCAGGATCTCAGTCTTTACGTTCTTTAAGAGAAGATGGAATTGAAACTGTACTAATCAATTCTAATCCAGCAACAATAATGACAGACCCTTCTATGGCTGATCATGTGTATCTGTTGCCATTAACTACAAAATCAATCATTAAAATATTAAAAGAGCACCCTCAGATAGATGCTGTTTTACCAACAATGGGAGGGCAAACAGCTTTAAACCTTTGTATTGAAGCTGACGAAAAAGGTATTTGGGAAGATTTTGGAGTAGAGTTAATAGGTGTAGATATTGATGCTATTAATATTACAGAAGATCGCGAAAAGTTTAGAGAATTAATGCTAAAAATAGGAGTAGGTATGGCTCCTCAAGCAACAGCTACTTCTTTTTTAAAAGGAAAAGAAATTGCTCAAGAATTTGGTTTTCCATTATGTATTAGAGCATCTTATACATTAGGAGGAGCAGGAGCTGCAATTGTTTATGAAGAAGAAGATTTTGATAAACAACTTCGACGAGGTTTAGAAATTTCCCCAATCCATGAAGTCATGATTGATAAAGCAATGATGGGGTGGAAAGAATATGAATTAGAATTACTTAGAGATAGAAATGATAACGTTGTTATTATTTGTTCTATCGAAAATATGGATCCGATGGGTATTCATACAGGAGATTCCATTACAGTTGCTCCAGCCATGACATTATCTGATACTACATATCAAAAGATGCGTGATATGGCAATTAAAATGATGCGTAGTATTGGTGATTTTGAAGGAGGTTGTAATGTACAATTTGCAGTTAGTCCAGATGAGAAGGAAGAAATTATTGCTATTGAAATTAATCCACGTGTATCTAGATCATCAGCATTGGCAAGTAAAGCTACAGGATATCCTATTGCTAAAATAGCTACAAAATTAGCAATAGGTTATACATTAGATGAATTAGACAATCAAATAACAAAAGAAACTTCGGCATTATTTGAACCTACATTAGATTATGTAATTGTAAAAATACCACGTTGGAACTTTGATAAATTTGAAGGTAGTGATCGTACTTTAGGACTTCAAATGAAGGCAGTTGGAGAAGTTATGGGAATTGGGAGATCCTTTCAGGAAGCGTTACATAAAGCAACTCAATCTTTAGAGATTAAACGAAATGGATTAGGAGCAGATGGGAAAGGATACACCGATTACAATCAAATTATTGAAAAACTTACCAATGCGTCATGGGATCGTGTATTCGTAATTTATGATGCGATTGCAATGGGTATTCCTCTGAGTCAGATTTATGATATCACAAAAATTGATATGTGGTATTTAAAACAATATGAAGAGTTATTTCATTTAGAAAAAGAAATTTCGACTTATACTATAGAGACACTTGACAAAGAATTATTATTAGAAGCCAAACAAAAAGGTTATGGAGATCGCCAGATTGCCCATATGTTAGGATGTTTAGAAAGTCAAGTGTATAATAAGAGAGAAGAGTTAAATGTACAACGTGTATATAAACTTGTAGATACTTGTGCGGCAGAATTTACAGCAAAAACACCCTATTATTACTCAACGTTTGAAAATGTAGTAGAAACCCCATCTGGGGAAACATATTCTCATAATGAAAGTGTAGTAAGCGATAAAAAGAAAGTTGTTGTTTTAGGGTCTGGACCAAATAGGATTGGTCAAGGAATAGAATTTGATTACTGTTGTGTACATGGTGTTTTAGCGGCTGCCGAGTGTGGTTACGAAACCATAATGATTAACTGTAATCCAGAAACCGTATCCACAGATTTTGACACGGCAGATAAGCTGTATTTCGAACCTGTATTCTGGGAACATATTTATGATATTATCCGTCACGAAAAACCAGAAGGTGTTATTGTACAATTAGGAGGCCAAACAGCTTTAAAATTAGCAGAAAAACTAACTAAATATGGCATTAAAATTATAGGTACAAGTTTTGAAGCTTTAGATTTAGCAGAAGATAGAGGAAGTTTTTCTACCTTATTAAAAAACAATAATATTCCTTATCCAGAATTTGGAATCGCAGAAACGGCAGATGAAGCTTTAGCTTTAGCAGATCAATTAGATTTCCCAATTTTAGTAAGACCGTCTTATGTTTTAGGTGGACAAGGAATGAAAATAGTTATTAATAAAGAAGATTTAGTAGAACATGTAGTGGATTTGCTTCGAAAAATTCCAAACAATAAATTATTACTAGATCACTATTTAGATGGCGCTATTGAAGCAGAAGCTGATGCAATTTGTGATGCCGATGGTAATGTATACATTATAGGAATCATGGAACATATCGAACCTTGTGGAGTACACTCAGGAGATTCTAACGCGACATTACCAGCATTTAACTTAGGTAATTTAGTAATGCAACAGATTATAGATCATACGCATACTATTGCAAGAGAACTAAATACAGTAGGATTGATTAATATACAATTCGCTATTAAAGATGATACGGTTTATATTATAGAAGCAAACCCTAGAGCATCTAGAACAGTACCTTTTATAGCTAAAGCATATAAGGAACCATATGTAAATTATGCTACTAAGGTGATGTTGGGAGAGAAAAAAGTTACAGATTTTGATTTTAAACCACAACTAGAGGGATATGCTATAAAGCAACCAGTATTCTCATTCAATAAATTCCCTAATGTTGATAAAACATTGGGCCCAGAAATGAAAAGCACGGGAGAAAGCATTCTATTTATAGATAGTTTAAAAGATGATGATTTTTATGATTTATATTCAAAAAGAAAAATGTATTTGAGTAAATAA
- a CDS encoding acyl-CoA thioesterase, whose protein sequence is MFKKIEDSQITISELMLPSHSNFSGKIHGGYILNLMDQIAFACASKHSRNYCVTASVNKVDFLNPIEVGEIVTLKASVNYTGGSSMVVGVRVESENIRQGSVKHCNSSYFTMVAIGEDGKTVKVPGLILDCESSIRRFARSIKRQEQVKKRSTLFKASEFKIDEYLELIENHNAKVEL, encoded by the coding sequence ATGTTTAAAAAAATAGAGGATTCTCAAATTACTATTTCAGAATTAATGCTCCCATCTCATTCAAATTTTAGCGGTAAAATTCATGGTGGCTATATCTTAAATTTAATGGATCAAATCGCTTTTGCGTGTGCTTCGAAACATTCAAGGAATTATTGTGTAACAGCTTCTGTAAATAAAGTAGATTTTTTAAACCCTATTGAGGTCGGAGAGATTGTAACTCTTAAAGCATCTGTGAATTATACAGGAGGTTCGTCAATGGTTGTTGGTGTAAGGGTAGAATCAGAAAATATTAGACAAGGGAGTGTTAAACATTGTAACTCATCCTATTTTACAATGGTAGCAATAGGCGAAGATGGAAAAACTGTTAAAGTTCCAGGTCTTATATTAGATTGTGAAAGTAGTATTCGCCGTTTTGCCAGAAGTATTAAAAGACAAGAACAAGTTAAAAAAAGATCTACTCTTTTTAAAGCTTCGGAATTTAAAATTGATGAGTATTTAGAGTTAATAGAAAATCATAATGCTAAAGTTGAACTTTAG
- the rmuC gene encoding DNA recombination protein RmuC, translating to MSDSLILIISIILAASVGAYLGMLFSKLKSKGEKSTLEERQHQSTNTINELRNTINALEVERDTFRDEREGLNIELAQKNIEFENIQQSSIKRDGEIAKQQEQLRKDFELLATKILDEKSEKFTLQNKENIKQILNPLQEKIQIFEKKVEDSQKESISMHSALKEQLLGLKDLNQQMAKETTNLTKALKGDNKMQGNWGELVLERVLEKSGLEKDREYFMQQSFTLEDGTRVLPDVVLHLPDSKKMIIDSKVSLTDYERYVNAEEDDREMYLKAHINSIKRHVEQLSDKNYQDLYDIESPDFVLLFIPIEPAFAIAINEDNNLYNKAFERNIVIVTPSTLLATLRTIDTMWNNEKQQRNAIEIARQAGALYDKFEGLVKDLTGVGKKMDDAKKDYSSAMNKLVEGRGNLITSVEKLKKMGAKAKKALPEAIIKRAEDDQD from the coding sequence ATGAGCGATAGCTTAATTCTCATCATTTCTATTATACTTGCTGCTTCTGTTGGTGCTTACCTTGGTATGTTATTTTCTAAACTAAAAAGTAAAGGTGAAAAAAGTACCTTAGAAGAACGACAACATCAATCAACTAATACCATTAACGAATTAAGAAACACTATTAATGCTTTAGAAGTAGAACGTGATACGTTTAGAGATGAGCGTGAAGGGTTAAATATTGAATTAGCTCAAAAAAATATTGAATTTGAAAATATTCAGCAATCAAGTATTAAAAGAGATGGAGAAATCGCAAAACAACAAGAACAACTTCGCAAGGATTTTGAGTTATTAGCTACTAAAATTCTAGATGAAAAATCAGAAAAGTTTACGCTTCAGAACAAAGAAAATATCAAACAGATTTTAAATCCACTTCAAGAAAAAATACAAATTTTCGAGAAAAAAGTTGAAGATTCTCAAAAAGAGAGCATCAGTATGCATTCAGCTTTAAAAGAACAGTTACTAGGCCTAAAAGATTTAAATCAGCAAATGGCTAAAGAAACTACTAATCTTACTAAAGCTTTAAAAGGAGATAATAAAATGCAAGGTAACTGGGGCGAATTGGTTTTAGAGCGTGTACTTGAAAAATCTGGATTGGAAAAAGATAGAGAATATTTTATGCAACAAAGTTTTACTTTAGAAGATGGTACTCGAGTACTTCCAGATGTAGTATTACATCTTCCTGATAGTAAAAAAATGATTATTGACTCTAAAGTATCTTTAACTGATTATGAACGTTATGTTAATGCAGAAGAAGATGATCGTGAAATGTATTTAAAAGCACATATTAATTCTATTAAAAGACACGTAGAGCAACTTAGCGATAAAAATTATCAAGATTTATATGATATTGAATCACCAGATTTTGTATTACTATTCATTCCCATAGAACCAGCTTTTGCTATTGCCATAAATGAGGATAATAACCTTTACAACAAGGCTTTCGAGCGTAATATCGTAATTGTAACACCTTCTACCCTATTAGCTACATTACGTACTATAGACACTATGTGGAACAATGAAAAACAACAGCGCAATGCTATTGAAATTGCACGACAAGCCGGTGCCTTATATGATAAGTTTGAAGGATTAGTAAAAGATTTAACAGGTGTTGGCAAAAAAATGGATGATGCAAAAAAAGATTATTCTTCAGCTATGAACAAACTTGTTGAAGGAAGAGGAAATCTTATTACATCGGTTGAAAAGCTTAAAAAAATGGGAGCTAAAGCAAAAAAAGCGTTACCTGAAGCGATAATAAAGCGTGCTGAAGACGACCAAGATTGA
- a CDS encoding iron ABC transporter permease, which produces MAISKSYKLSFIILAIVLVLCFLLNISLGSIIIPFDDVFNSLIGAEVEKQSWIYIVKDYRLPKAITAIIVGSGLGISGLMMQTLFRNPLAGPFVLGITSGASLGVALVIMGASIFGGVLAGMLISKWTIVIAASLGSFLVLLAVLLVSTKVRDTMAILIIGLMFGSITAAIVSVLSYFSSAEQLQQYFFWGFGSLGNLTWNEIFILFIIYGAGVLLSIFSIKALNTLLLGENYAKSLGVNMKRSRMIIILATSFLAGTITAFTGPIAFIGLAIPHMTRQIFNTSNHKILLPAVFLFGAIVMLICDSVAQLPTSDYTLPINAITSLVGSPVVIWLLVRKRKMIF; this is translated from the coding sequence TTGGCTATTTCAAAGTCATATAAACTCTCTTTTATAATATTAGCAATTGTACTAGTACTTTGCTTTTTATTAAATATTAGTTTGGGTTCCATTATCATTCCTTTTGATGACGTTTTTAATAGTTTAATTGGTGCTGAAGTTGAAAAACAATCTTGGATATATATTGTAAAAGATTATAGGTTACCTAAAGCCATTACCGCTATTATTGTTGGGTCTGGTTTAGGTATTTCTGGGCTGATGATGCAGACATTATTCAGAAACCCACTTGCAGGACCTTTTGTTTTAGGAATCACTTCTGGTGCGAGTTTAGGCGTTGCGTTAGTAATTATGGGCGCGTCAATTTTTGGAGGCGTATTAGCAGGTATGTTAATTTCAAAATGGACTATTGTGATTGCTGCAAGTTTAGGTAGTTTTTTGGTACTACTAGCTGTATTATTAGTTTCTACAAAAGTGCGAGATACTATGGCAATACTTATTATAGGTTTAATGTTTGGAAGTATTACAGCTGCGATTGTAAGTGTGCTTTCTTATTTTAGTTCTGCCGAACAGCTACAGCAATATTTCTTTTGGGGGTTTGGAAGCTTAGGTAATTTAACCTGGAATGAGATATTTATATTATTTATAATATATGGTGCTGGGGTTTTATTAAGTATCTTTTCTATAAAAGCATTAAATACACTTTTATTAGGTGAAAATTATGCAAAAAGCTTAGGGGTAAATATGAAGCGAAGTCGAATGATCATTATACTAGCTACAAGTTTTTTAGCAGGAACAATTACTGCGTTTACTGGCCCTATTGCTTTTATTGGTTTAGCTATACCACATATGACACGTCAAATTTTTAATACCTCTAATCATAAAATATTATTACCTGCTGTATTTTTATTTGGAGCTATTGTAATGCTTATTTGTGATAGTGTTGCACAACTACCAACTAGTGATTATACACTACCTATTAATGCTATTACATCTTTAGTTGGATCGCCTGTAGTGATTTGGTTATTAGTGAGAAAACGAAAAATGATATTTTAA
- a CDS encoding YceI family protein, which translates to MKKIVYLIALISISAFSQGKYLTKTGEITFEASVAAFEEVKGTSSTATAILNTENGDLAALALVKGFRFKNALMEEHFNENYADSDDFPKTNFRGNIKDFSIDKLSANASTMSLNGTLTFHGKTKELSDLPLNVSIDGDIITISGKFNASPAEFDIKIPKVVRNKITESIEVSFNFELKKR; encoded by the coding sequence ATGAAAAAGATAGTATATTTAATCGCATTAATAAGTATAAGTGCATTTTCTCAAGGAAAATACTTAACAAAAACAGGAGAAATTACATTTGAAGCTTCAGTAGCAGCATTTGAAGAAGTTAAAGGAACTTCCAGTACTGCAACAGCAATATTAAATACCGAGAATGGAGATTTAGCTGCTTTAGCATTAGTAAAAGGATTTCGATTTAAAAACGCTTTAATGGAAGAGCATTTTAATGAAAATTATGCTGATTCTGATGATTTTCCAAAAACTAACTTTAGAGGTAATATTAAAGATTTTTCTATTGATAAATTAAGCGCTAACGCCAGTACCATGAGTTTAAACGGCACACTTACCTTTCATGGGAAAACAAAAGAGCTTAGTGACCTACCATTAAATGTTTCAATAGATGGAGATATTATTACAATTTCTGGAAAATTTAATGCTTCACCTGCAGAGTTTGATATTAAAATACCAAAAGTAGTACGAAATAAAATCACTGAATCTATAGAAGTGTCTTTTAATTTTGAATTAAAAAAGAGATAA